A window of Symphalangus syndactylus isolate Jambi chromosome X, NHGRI_mSymSyn1-v2.1_pri, whole genome shotgun sequence genomic DNA:
CCTCGAGGATGAAGTGCAAACCCAACCAGACGCGGACCTACGACCCCGAGGGGTTCAAGAAGCGGGCGGCGTGCCTGTGCTTCCGGAGCGAGCGCGAGGACGAGGTCCTGTTAGTGAGTAGCAGCCGGTACCCGGACCGCTGGATCGTACCGGGCGGGGGCATGGAGCCCGAGGAGGAGCCGGGCGGTGCGGCGGTCCGAGAGGTGTACGAAGAGGCGGGAGTCAAGGGGAAGTTAGGCCGGCTCCTGGGCGTCTTCGAACAGAACCAGGACCCCAAGCACAGAACATACGTATATGTACTGACTGTCACGGAGCTGCTGGAGGATTGGGAAGATTCGGTTAGCATTGGGAGGAAGCGAGAGTGGTTCAAAGTCGAAGATGCCATCAAGGTTCTCCAGTGCCACAAGCCCGTGCACGCCGAATATCTGGAGAAACTAAAGCTGGGCGGTTCCCCAACCAATGGAAACTCCATGGCCCCATCCTCGCCAGATAGCGATCCCTAGTATGTACCGCTCGCG
This region includes:
- the NUDT10 gene encoding diphosphoinositol polyphosphate phosphohydrolase 3-alpha, whose amino-acid sequence is MKCKPNQTRTYDPEGFKKRAACLCFRSEREDEVLLVSSSRYPDRWIVPGGGMEPEEEPGGAAVREVYEEAGVKGKLGRLLGVFEQNQDPKHRTYVYVLTVTELLEDWEDSVSIGRKREWFKVEDAIKVLQCHKPVHAEYLEKLKLGGSPTNGNSMAPSSPDSDP